A window of Periplaneta americana isolate PAMFEO1 chromosome 7, P.americana_PAMFEO1_priV1, whole genome shotgun sequence contains these coding sequences:
- the LOC138703808 gene encoding uncharacterized protein, protein MSPLLYGLILICSTTFGCTACKSSSDQSEPIRSKERRIQVSHHDIKTLLWEMTEAKKIDNDHQNYFSVKHARQVEENIVNLSGGITKREVRVRQVPVTDSKIYLKNERNTSEEQYFDNMLCNEDEMENIKWKSSLIQVWCHVGCRNNLIDSCEPESNTTEKQRFNLRCVYDGVRNYFEYSPQATCYVNMTYTNISESEKNQKCTLDCMYDISKSYTQKFIEGGDLETGQLALNLTEEYVNGTRIWMRNFKFLKPESLVYCSSCVLLNDDDNDMIALERTQNLSYGLRAIYNLLDEKTNLVKETEEIFSLAHTHNYELDRLNSIGDKKQRLSEEERSNVITRVKTIFKKYNITSVFVETTWGHKLLSLSQWKIDENLLHETYTQTEKTLSQIKTYVIFQRYVEPVVFSMIFTIGLIGNSTLLLLFVFHPEIRTTPNAIVMNIVVCDILCYVVNIPVRYVILYKPNIIQLANTPCTIYIASCLLLFHVSVLSVLGFSVQGYYATMKNVRASETITFRFLIICVILVWIISIVLSTQLAYDVEIRVTFCNKHDISGVVRALGKYFFMGGMVLLVLVLIFNYLTARQVKSSIKNMPGEMDNLDLAESRRRTYRTLNALALVFFLSYGPKILFTLALYWTNIDVMEPVYQCVDRITFYLVFAYSCFNPIALYIASSIFRKLINIHLFRLKENCEKNVG, encoded by the coding sequence ATCTGTTCAACAACTTTTGGATGCACGGCGTGCAAGAGCAGCTCTGATCAGTCTGAACCAATTCGTAGCAAGGAAagaagaatccaagtttcacatcacGACATCAAAACCCTGCTCTGGGAAATGACGGAGGCAAAGAAGATTGACAACGACCATCAGAATTATTTCTCAGTAAAGCATGCCAGGCAAGTAGAAGAGAACATCGTAAATCTATCTGGAGGGATCACTAAACGTGAAGTGAGGGTACGCCAAGTGCCAGTAACGGATTCAAAAATATATCTGAAAAACGAAAGAAACACAAGTGAAGAACAATATTTTGACAACATGCTGTGCAACGAAGACGAGATGGAAAATATAAAATGGAAGAGTTCATTAATCCAAGTGTGGTGCCATGTCGGTTGTCGTAACAATTTAATTGACAGTTGTGAACCTGAAAGTAATACGACAGAAAAACAAAGGTTTAACTTACGCTGCGTTTATGATGGCGTCAGAAATTATTTTGAGTACTCACCTCAAGCAACTTGCTACGTAAACATGACTTATACCAATATTTCTGAATCAGAAAAGAATCAGAAATGCACTCTGGACTGCATGTATGACATTTCCAAGAGTTACACGCAAAAGTTTATTGAAGGGGGGGATTTAGAAACTGGTCAGTTAGCCCTGAACCTGACTGAAGAATACGTAAACGGCACTAGAATATGGATGAGGAATTTCAAATTCTTAAAGCCTGAGTCACTGGTCTATTGTTCATCTTGCGTATTGTTAAACGACGATGACAACGATATGATAGCACTTGAAAGAACGCAAAACTTATCATATGGTCTTCGAGCAATTTACAATCTGCTAGATGAGAAAACTAATTTGGTGAAGGAAACTGAGGAAATTTTTTCTTTAGCCCATACACACAATTATGAATTAGACCGCTTGAATTCAATTGGAGATAAGAAGCAGAGGTTGAGTGAAGAAGAGAGAAGCAACGTCATTACGAGAGTGAAGACAATTTTCAAGAAGTACAACATTACTAGTGTGTTTGTGGAAACAACCTGGGGACATAAATTGCTCTCTCTGAGCCAGTGGAAAATTGATGAAAATCTACTGCATGAAACATACACACAGACTGAAAAGACACTTAGTCAAATAAAAACATACGTAATATTCCAGCGATATGTAGAGCCTGTCGTATTTTCCATGATCTTCACGATTGGCCTAATCGGTAACAGCACATTACTGCTGTTATTTGTTTTCCATCCAGAAATCCGAACAACCCCAAATGCCATCGTAATGAATATTGTTGTGTGCGATATTTTATGTTACGTTGTTAACATCCCTGTCcgatacgtaatattatacaaaccaAATATTATTCAATTAGCCAACACTCCTTGCACAATTTATATCGCTTcatgtcttcttttgtttcatgtAAGTGTACTGTCTGTATTGGGATTCAGTGTCCAGGGTTACTACGCAACAATGAAAAACGTGCGAGCTTCAGAAACTATAACATTTCGATTTCTAATCATATGCGTGATATTGGTTTGGATTATTTCGATAGTCTTATCGACTCAACTCGCTTATGATGTGGAAATTCGTGTTACATTCTGCaacaaacatgatatctcagggGTTGTCAGAGCTCtgggaaaatatttctttatggGGGGAATGGTGTTATTAGTTTTAGTGTTAATATTTAACTATCTAACAGCAAGGCAAGTAAAGAGTAGCATAAAAAATATGCCAGGCGAGATGGACAATCTTGATTTAGCGGAGTCCAGACGTAGAACTTACAGAACTTTGAATGCTCTGGCCCTCGTCTTCTTTCTAAGTTACGGTCCTAAAATACTGTTTACTCTTGCATTATATTGGACTAATATAGACGTAATGGAACCTGTTTATCAATGTGTTGATAGAATAACATTTTATCTTGTGTTTGCATATTCTTGCTTCAATCCAATAGCGTTATACATTGCCAGTTCTATTTTTAGAAAGTTGATAAATATACATCTATTTCGTCTTAAAGAGAATTGTGAGAAAAATGTAGGGTAA